TCTCGATACGGTACTCGACGTACCAGATGATGAAAGGGGTGGAGGGCCAATGGGTGTAATACGCAAGAAGACCGCCTCGCGCGGCACCGAGGCCGGCACCAAGTTCCACTGCGATGTGTGCTCTATTGATGTTACGTCAACAGTGAGTCTTGACTTGCTTGTGGCATGATCGCTTGAAGATCTgtgttcttcttcaaagactAACGCGATTTCATCGCATAGGTTCGCATCTCGTGTTCGCATCCCTCCTGCCCCGAATATGACCTCTGTGTCCCCTGCTTCTCAGCCGGAAAGAACTCCAAGAACCATGACCCCGCCACACATCCATTCCAAGTGATCGAACAAAATTCAGTCCCCATATTCCAAGAGGACTGGGGTGCTGACGAAGAATTGTTATTGCTGGAAGGCGCCGAAATTTATGGGTTGGGTTCCTGGGCAGACATTGCAGACCACATTGGCGGCTACCGGAGCAAAGATGAAGTACGAGACCACTACTATGATACATATGTGAAGAGCGTGAACTTCCCACTCGCAAACCGTGCCGATCCAGATGATAGAAGCTTGCAAGATTCGATCTCTAAAGAGGACTTCCAAGCACGCAAGAAGCGTCGCATCGAAGAACGCAAAGATGCGGCCAAAGCGGCGCCTCCAACCACACCAAAGCAGAAGCCAACTGCTAGTGTACCGGCGTGCCACGAAGTTCAGGGCTACATGCCGGGGCGATTGGAATTTGAGACCGAATTCCTGAACGACGCCGAAGAAGCGGTGCAGCACATGACTTTTGAGCCCGGGGCTGGACTCAATGAGAACGGCGAGCCAGATGCAGAGACCGAGCTCAAGATGACTGTAGTTGATATTTACAACTCTCGCCTAACGGCGCGTACGGAACGCAAGAAGATCCTTTTCGAACACAACCTTCTCGAATATCGAAAGAACACCGCCTTGGATAAGAAACGATCCAAGGAAGAGCGCGATTTGTTGAACAAAGCAAAGCCACTAGCACGGATGATGAACTGCAAGGATTTCGAAGACGTCAACAAAGGTCTGGAATACGAGCACAATCTCCGCCTGGCCATCTCCCAACTTCAAGAATGGCGACAGATGGGCATCGGTGACTTGAAAGCAGGCGAGAAGTTCGAGCAGGATAAGCAACAACGCATGCAGCGAATGCTTCCCCAAGGGTCATTCGACCGCTTTGCCAGCACCCGCCCTAAGCAGGCACAGCTGACAGAGACACCAGCGGCCGCAATCCAGCTTACAACCCCTGAATTACCGCTGCGACTGCAAAAAGCCGCCAATCCACATGCACCGGCAGATCCTGCCGATGAACCGTTGAATGATTTCGATCGCGCCTTCGCTGTCGACGGCGATGCGCCTCCCCCGCAGCCGACAAAGACGAAATACGTGGTCCCGCCACTAAGCGGGATGCCGTCGTGGAAATTGGACAATGAAACTGCTGCCGACTTGCATCTCCTAACCAAAGAAGAGGCAGAGGTATGCAATGTTTTACGTCTGATGCCGAAGCCGTATCTAGTCATCAAGGAGACACTGTTG
Above is a genomic segment from Penicillium digitatum chromosome 3, complete sequence containing:
- a CDS encoding SAGA complex subunit (Ada2), putative — its product is MGVIRKKTASRGTEAGTKFHCDVCSIDVTSTVRISCSHPSCPEYDLCVPCFSAGKNSKNHDPATHPFQVIEQNSVPIFQEDWGADEELLLLEGAEIYGLGSWADIADHIGGYRSKDEVRDHYYDTYVKSVNFPLANRADPDDRSLQDSISKEDFQARKKRRIEERKDAAKAAPPTTPKQKPTASVPACHEVQGYMPGRLEFETEFLNDAEEAVQHMTFEPGAGLNENGEPDAETELKMTVVDIYNSRLTARTERKKILFEHNLLEYRKNTALDKKRSKEERDLLNKAKPLARMMNCKDFEDVNKGLEYEHNLRLAISQLQEWRQMGIGDLKAGEKFEQDKQQRMQRMLPQGSFDRFASTRPKQAQLTETPAAAIQLTTPELPLRLQKAANPHAPADPADEPLNDFDRAFAVDGDAPPPQPTKTKYVVPPLSGMPSWKLDNETAADLHLLTKEEAEVCNVLRLMPKPYLVIKETLLKEAMKQGGNLKKKDARIVCKIEGTKTSRIYDFMVHSGWINKA